In Ignavibacteriales bacterium, one DNA window encodes the following:
- a CDS encoding M20/M25/M40 family metallo-hydrolase: protein MHTYKLFPLLTFIFFQSTFLAQSDAVKKGLDVITPEAIKAQLEFLSSDWMEGRETGTKGNFMAGDYIASMFKVYGVNPAGDIERKFQSREERMKGKKAESYNSYFQNFNLLNYEPGDLQELALITNEKNSKKITNFVYKTDFYLNPASIGQQFEAPIVFVGYGYKNDKQGYNDFNGVNVKGKIILRLAGYPGYKDTSSKAYKLFKPEGRWAEWNLSKDKNKWAEELGAVGIIEVNPEKNISNDWVTNIPFRFNINNYEGDSELRAGLFRRMSIPGDTLRSGILTVYITNRLANEIIKNCGINFSEFEKSAQEKIKPNSLEIENKTISFKTTVKSNLVSTRNVLGTIEGENPDEVIVIGAHYDHVGMVKGYIWNGSDDNASGSVAVMTLAKAFAEAKIKPKKTIVFALWTGEEKGLLGSYYFVEHPIKPVQNTIACLNYDMISRDGVNDSLGVECSMTYTKAYPELKDMNEKFNKDLNLGLKIEFEAEEKPGGGSDHTPFAEKNIPIFYFMAGWHNDYHQPGDTADKADIKKMTNIIKLGFMDVWQIANSEGKLNPVK, encoded by the coding sequence ATGCACACCTATAAGTTATTTCCCCTCCTGACATTCATATTTTTTCAGTCAACATTCCTTGCACAAAGTGATGCTGTAAAAAAAGGCTTAGATGTAATTACACCAGAAGCAATCAAAGCTCAGTTAGAGTTTCTTTCATCTGATTGGATGGAAGGACGAGAAACCGGCACCAAAGGAAATTTTATGGCTGGTGATTACATTGCAAGTATGTTTAAAGTGTACGGTGTAAATCCTGCCGGAGATATTGAACGAAAATTCCAATCCCGTGAAGAGAGAATGAAAGGAAAGAAAGCTGAAAGCTATAATAGTTACTTCCAAAATTTCAACCTGTTAAATTATGAACCTGGCGATTTACAGGAATTAGCTTTAATTACAAACGAAAAAAATTCAAAAAAAATAACCAACTTTGTTTATAAAACAGATTTTTATCTCAACCCAGCAAGCATTGGTCAACAGTTTGAAGCGCCCATTGTGTTCGTTGGATATGGATATAAAAATGACAAACAAGGTTACAACGATTTTAACGGAGTTAATGTAAAAGGAAAAATAATCTTACGTCTTGCAGGTTATCCTGGATATAAAGATACGTCATCAAAAGCATACAAACTTTTTAAACCTGAGGGAAGATGGGCGGAGTGGAATTTATCCAAAGACAAAAATAAATGGGCAGAAGAACTTGGCGCAGTTGGTATAATTGAAGTCAATCCCGAAAAAAATATTTCTAATGACTGGGTAACAAATATTCCTTTCCGCTTCAACATAAATAATTATGAGGGTGATTCTGAACTTCGCGCTGGACTTTTCAGAAGAATGAGTATTCCTGGTGATACACTTAGATCCGGAATATTGACTGTCTATATAACCAACCGACTTGCTAATGAAATAATTAAAAATTGCGGGATCAATTTTTCTGAATTTGAAAAATCTGCCCAGGAAAAGATTAAACCGAACTCATTGGAAATTGAAAACAAAACCATTTCATTTAAAACAACTGTAAAATCTAATTTGGTAAGTACAAGAAATGTATTGGGAACTATTGAAGGAGAAAATCCTGATGAGGTAATTGTTATCGGTGCGCATTACGATCACGTTGGTATGGTAAAGGGTTATATCTGGAACGGATCTGATGATAATGCTTCCGGAAGTGTTGCTGTAATGACTTTGGCTAAGGCTTTTGCAGAAGCAAAGATCAAACCTAAAAAAACTATCGTATTTGCTTTATGGACAGGTGAAGAAAAAGGATTGCTCGGTTCATATTATTTTGTTGAGCATCCAATTAAACCGGTACAAAATACAATTGCCTGTTTAAACTACGATATGATCTCGCGGGATGGTGTAAATGATTCTCTTGGTGTTGAATGCAGCATGACCTACACAAAAGCCTACCCGGAATTAAAAGATATGAATGAGAAATTCAACAAGGATTTGAATCTTGGATTAAAGATTGAGTTCGAAGCTGAAGAAAAACCTGGTGGTGGAAGTGACCATACTCCATTTGCTGAAAAGAACATTCCGATATTTTATTTTATGGCTGGATGGCATAACGATTACCACCAACCTGGCGACACAGCCGACAAAGCCGATATTAAAAAGATGACAAACATAATTAAGCTTGGCTTTATGGATGTTTGGCAAATTGCAAATAGCGAAGGAAAACTGAATCCTGTTAAATAG
- the msrA gene encoding peptide-methionine (S)-S-oxide reductase MsrA, producing MVRLSIKIIPILFLIISGLGCKGNNSLGETKKKVNMETNAQLDTATFGSGCFWCTEAIFQRLKGVKSVASGYSGGTKENPTYDQVCSGKTGHAEVCQITYDPKVISFDELLQVFWKTHDPTTLNRQGADAGTQYRSVIFYHNDQQKKLAEHFKIELNKSGAWKDPVITEISPFIKFYRAEDYHQNYFNQNPHQGYCSFVIGPKVEKFEKVFKDKLKK from the coding sequence ATGGTAAGATTATCCATAAAAATTATCCCGATTCTTTTTTTAATAATTTCGGGATTGGGTTGCAAAGGAAATAATTCATTAGGTGAAACAAAAAAGAAAGTGAATATGGAAACAAATGCTCAACTAGATACTGCTACTTTCGGTTCCGGATGTTTCTGGTGTACCGAGGCAATATTTCAAAGGCTAAAAGGCGTTAAATCTGTTGCTTCTGGATATAGCGGAGGAACAAAGGAAAATCCAACGTATGATCAAGTTTGTTCCGGTAAAACCGGGCATGCGGAAGTTTGCCAGATTACTTATGATCCAAAAGTAATTTCTTTTGATGAACTTCTCCAGGTTTTCTGGAAGACTCATGACCCAACCACTCTTAACCGCCAAGGGGCAGATGCAGGAACACAATACCGGTCTGTAATATTTTATCATAATGATCAACAGAAAAAACTTGCCGAACATTTCAAAATAGAATTAAATAAATCTGGTGCTTGGAAAGATCCGGTAATAACAGAAATTTCTCCATTCATCAAATTTTACAGAGCAGAAGATTACCATCAGAATTATTTTAATCAGAATCCACACCAAGGTTATTGTTCCTTTGTTATCGGTCCTAAAGTTGAGAAGTTTGAAAAAGTATTTAAGGATAAATTGAAGAAATAA